A genome region from Geobacter pickeringii includes the following:
- the cobO gene encoding cob(I)yrinic acid a,c-diamide adenosyltransferase → MKLEQGLIQVYTGNGKGKTTAALGLAFRAVGRGLKVIMIQFMKGGGPYGEHAAAERLAPELTIIPTGRPGWVNRENPDPEDVRLARAALEMAHDAMVSGRYDMVILDEINGSVSFGLLGVENVLEFMADKPSQVELILTGRNVDERVIAAADLVTEMREVKHYYRAGVPARVGIEK, encoded by the coding sequence GTGAAACTTGAGCAGGGGCTCATTCAGGTGTACACCGGCAATGGCAAGGGAAAGACCACGGCAGCTCTCGGTCTGGCGTTCCGGGCGGTGGGGAGAGGGCTCAAGGTCATCATGATTCAATTCATGAAGGGTGGCGGGCCCTATGGTGAGCACGCCGCTGCCGAGCGCCTCGCCCCCGAACTGACGATTATTCCGACCGGCCGGCCCGGCTGGGTCAATCGGGAGAATCCCGACCCGGAAGATGTCCGACTTGCCCGTGCCGCTCTCGAAATGGCCCATGATGCGATGGTGAGCGGCCGGTACGATATGGTCATTCTCGACGAGATCAACGGATCGGTCTCTTTCGGCCTTCTGGGCGTCGAGAATGTTCTTGAATTCATGGCTGACAAGCCTTCGCAGGTTGAGCTGATACTGACCGGGCGAAACGTCGACGAGCGGGTTATTGCCGCGGCGGACCTGGTGACGGAGATGCGGGAAGTGAAACATTATTACCGGGCCGGAGTGCCGGCCCGGGTGGGAATCGAGAAGTGA
- a CDS encoding cobalamin B12-binding domain-containing protein yields the protein MTERTLRILVGKPGLDGHDRGAKIIARAFRDAGFEVIYTGLHQTPEQIVSASIQEDVDAVGLSILSGAHNSLLPRVCELFREKSADDIVVFGGGVIPEDDIPGLKAAGISEVFTPGTSTEDIVKWVRENVTPRA from the coding sequence ATGACTGAAAGAACGCTGCGTATTCTCGTCGGGAAGCCGGGCCTCGACGGCCACGACCGGGGAGCCAAGATTATTGCCCGCGCCTTCCGCGATGCTGGTTTCGAGGTTATCTACACGGGACTCCACCAGACGCCGGAGCAGATCGTGTCCGCCTCTATCCAGGAGGATGTGGACGCCGTGGGGCTTTCGATCCTTTCGGGTGCCCACAATTCACTCCTGCCGCGGGTCTGCGAGCTGTTCAGGGAAAAATCCGCCGATGACATCGTCGTCTTCGGCGGCGGAGTCATCCCGGAGGATGATATCCCCGGCCTCAAGGCTGCCGGCATCAGCGAAGTCTTCACGCCGGGAACCTCCACCGAGGATATCGTCAAGTGGGTCCGGGAGAACGTGACGCCGCGGGCGTAG